One window of the Mycobacterium sp. SVM_VP21 genome contains the following:
- the nei2 gene encoding endonuclease VIII Nei2, giving the protein MPEGDTVFHTATVLDAALTGETLTRCDIRVPRYAGVDLSGQRVDEVISRGKHLFVRVGSSSIHSHLKMEGSWRVGRHLAGHSLVNHRVRIILEAGPVRATGVDLGVLEVLNRHHDGDAVAHLGPDLLGADWDPALAAARLVADPARPLASALLDQTVMAGIGNVYCNELCFVVGRLPTTPVVELNDPDRLVSRAREMLWANRLRWSRCTTGDTRPGRQLWVYGRAGQPCRRCGTSVDSDRNGERIRFWCPSCQR; this is encoded by the coding sequence ATGCCCGAGGGGGACACCGTATTTCACACTGCGACGGTGCTGGACGCCGCGTTGACGGGAGAGACCTTGACCCGCTGCGATATCCGAGTGCCACGATACGCCGGCGTCGATCTGAGCGGGCAACGCGTCGATGAGGTAATCAGCCGCGGCAAGCATCTGTTCGTCCGCGTCGGATCGTCCAGCATCCATTCTCATCTGAAAATGGAGGGCAGTTGGCGGGTGGGGCGACATCTTGCCGGACACAGCCTGGTCAATCATCGGGTGCGAATCATTTTGGAGGCAGGCCCCGTTCGAGCCACCGGTGTTGATCTGGGTGTGCTGGAGGTGCTGAACCGCCACCATGACGGCGATGCCGTGGCGCACCTGGGACCGGATCTGCTCGGCGCCGACTGGGATCCGGCCTTGGCCGCAGCCCGCCTAGTTGCCGATCCTGCGCGTCCGCTGGCGTCGGCACTGTTGGATCAGACGGTGATGGCCGGGATCGGCAATGTCTACTGCAATGAGTTGTGCTTCGTCGTCGGCCGGCTGCCGACGACACCCGTTGTGGAACTGAATGATCCGGATCGACTGGTGTCGCGGGCACGCGAGATGTTGTGGGCGAACCGGTTGCGATGGTCGCGCTGTACCACCGGCGACACCCGGCCGGGCCGACAGCTGTGGGTGTACGGCCGGGCCGGCCAGCCGTGTCGGCGATGCGGTACCAGCGTGGATTCCGACCGCAACGGCGAGCGTATTCGGTTCTGGTGCCCGTCGTGTCAGCGGTGA
- a CDS encoding pseudouridine synthase, producing the protein MTRRRPAPLPVRDGLGPARLRLHGGPVAAELRSRFGTATAAKVAAGEVVTVDGAVVDDTTVLPAGAHVFFYRDLPDEVPVPFDLPVLHRDADLVVIDKPHFLATMPRGSHVAQTALVRLRRELDLPELSPAHRLDRLTAGVLLFTTRRELRGPYQTLFARGAVRKQYLARSSAEPTVAFPQLVRSRIVKERGCLQAREEPGEPNAETLVESVGDGRYRLTPRTGRTHQLRVHLASLGLPIDGDPLYPQIIDVAPDDFSQPLRLLAHRLEFDDPFTGRPRGFVSERDLDAN; encoded by the coding sequence GTGACCCGGCGACGCCCCGCCCCGCTGCCCGTGCGCGACGGTCTGGGGCCGGCCCGGCTGCGTTTGCACGGGGGCCCGGTCGCCGCCGAGCTGCGTAGCCGGTTCGGTACGGCCACTGCGGCGAAAGTGGCTGCCGGCGAAGTGGTTACCGTAGACGGGGCGGTCGTCGACGACACCACGGTGTTGCCGGCCGGGGCGCACGTCTTCTTCTATCGCGATCTGCCCGACGAGGTGCCGGTGCCGTTCGACCTTCCGGTGCTGCACCGCGACGCGGACCTGGTGGTGATCGACAAGCCGCATTTTCTGGCGACCATGCCGCGCGGCAGCCATGTGGCCCAGACCGCGCTGGTACGGCTGCGGCGCGAATTAGACCTTCCAGAGCTGAGTCCGGCGCACCGGCTGGATCGACTGACCGCCGGGGTGCTGTTGTTCACCACCCGCCGAGAGCTGCGGGGGCCCTATCAGACCCTGTTCGCCCGCGGCGCAGTGCGCAAGCAGTACCTGGCGCGGTCCTCCGCCGAGCCGACCGTCGCGTTCCCGCAGCTGGTGCGCAGTCGCATCGTCAAGGAGCGTGGTTGCCTGCAGGCGCGTGAAGAACCCGGCGAGCCGAACGCCGAGACGCTGGTCGAGTCGGTGGGGGATGGCCGCTACCGGCTTACCCCGCGCACCGGGCGCACCCACCAGTTGCGAGTTCACCTGGCCTCACTCGGTCTGCCTATCGACGGCGATCCGCTGTACCCGCAGATCATCGACGTTGCCCCCGACGATTTCTCGCAGCCGTTACGACTGCTGGCCCACCGGCTGGAGTTCGACGACCCCTTCACCGGGCGGCCGCGCGGTTTCGTGAGTGAACGCGACCTCGACGCGAACTGA
- the nhaA gene encoding Na+/H+ antiporter NhaA, with protein MTSGRPPLFGRESSAEARRLADVLRKETVGGALLLLTATVAIVWANSPWSAFYFRLGDLTVGPRAWHLSLPLSAWAADGLLAIFFFVVGLELKYEVLAGDLRDPRRAALPVIAAVGGMVMPAAIFIAVNANTGGGALRGWAIPTATDIAFALAILAVISSHLPSALRTFLLTLAVVDDLMAVTVIAVFYTDDLNLAALGLALVPLALFAVATRRFGNAAVLLPLAAVTWYLVHESGVHATIAGVLLGLAVPVRESGKRGTSARHWLDTKDLEHRIRPLSAGLAVPVFAFFAAGVTFGGLHGLATALRDPVAIGIVAGLVVGKVVGVVGAAALTAALTRAELDTSLKWIDVVALGLLGGIGFTVALLVGDLAFADPVRREHVKLGVLIGTLTSALLAAVLLTSRDRAYARSEDNASSFDLTLP; from the coding sequence TTGACCTCTGGTCGCCCCCCACTTTTCGGCCGCGAATCTTCGGCCGAAGCTCGACGGCTCGCCGACGTGCTCCGCAAGGAGACCGTCGGTGGAGCGCTGTTGCTTCTCACCGCCACCGTCGCCATCGTATGGGCCAACTCACCCTGGTCGGCCTTCTACTTCCGGCTCGGCGACCTGACTGTCGGCCCCCGCGCCTGGCATTTGAGTCTTCCGTTGTCGGCGTGGGCGGCCGACGGCCTGCTGGCGATCTTCTTCTTCGTGGTCGGCCTGGAATTGAAGTACGAGGTGCTCGCCGGCGACCTGCGTGACCCGCGTCGCGCAGCGCTTCCCGTCATCGCCGCGGTCGGCGGAATGGTCATGCCCGCAGCGATATTCATCGCCGTCAACGCCAACACCGGGGGTGGCGCGCTACGCGGGTGGGCCATTCCCACCGCCACGGACATCGCGTTCGCGCTGGCCATACTGGCCGTGATCTCGTCACACCTGCCCTCGGCGCTGCGTACCTTTCTGCTGACCTTGGCTGTGGTCGACGACCTCATGGCGGTCACCGTGATCGCGGTGTTCTACACCGACGACCTCAACCTCGCCGCCCTTGGGCTGGCACTCGTTCCGTTGGCGTTGTTCGCGGTGGCCACTCGGCGTTTCGGCAACGCCGCCGTGTTGCTTCCGCTGGCCGCCGTCACCTGGTATCTGGTCCACGAATCCGGTGTGCACGCCACCATCGCCGGTGTGTTGCTCGGTCTAGCCGTTCCCGTTCGCGAGTCGGGCAAGCGCGGCACGTCAGCGCGGCATTGGCTGGACACCAAAGACCTCGAGCACCGGATTCGCCCGCTGTCCGCCGGCCTTGCGGTACCGGTATTCGCATTCTTCGCTGCCGGGGTCACCTTTGGTGGCCTGCATGGATTGGCCACGGCACTGCGGGATCCCGTCGCCATCGGGATCGTCGCCGGCCTGGTCGTGGGAAAGGTCGTCGGCGTCGTCGGAGCCGCCGCGCTGACCGCCGCGTTGACGCGAGCCGAACTCGACACCTCGCTGAAGTGGATTGATGTGGTTGCGCTGGGCTTACTCGGCGGCATCGGATTCACCGTCGCACTGCTAGTAGGTGACCTCGCCTTTGCCGACCCCGTCCGCCGAGAACACGTCAAATTGGGCGTGCTTATTGGCACGCTGACTTCGGCGCTGCTGGCGGCGGTACTGCTGACTTCTCGCGACCGGGCCTATGCCCGCTCGGAAGACAACGCCTCGTCGTTCGACCTCACGCTGCCGTGA
- a CDS encoding glycerol-3-phosphate dehydrogenase/oxidase, with protein sequence MSTLGPDQRARAWERLGSEQFDVVVIGAGVVGAGCALDAATRGLKVALVEARDFAAGTSSRSSKMFHGGLRYLEQLEFGLVREALHERELSLTTLAPHLVKPLPFLYPLTRRWWERPYVASGIFLYDQLGGAKSVPAQRHLTRAGALRLCPGLKRSALIGGIRYYDTVVDDARHTLTVARTAGHYGAVIRISSQVVALLREGDRVTGVRVRDSENGEVTEVQGHVVVNATGVWTDEIQALSRQRGRFHVRASKGVHIVVPRDRIVSEAAIILRTEKSVLFVIPWGTHWIIGTTDTDWNLDLAHPAATKADIDYILTHVNTALATPLTHADIEGVYAGLRPLLAGENDDTSKLSREHAVAVPAPGLVAIAGGKYTTYRVMAADAIDAAAEYIPTRVAPSITEKVPLLGADGYFALINQVEHVGAHQGLHPYRVRHLLDRYGSLIHDVLAVADGQPELLDPIAEAATYLKVEVAYAAAAEGALHLEDVLARRTRISIEYAHRGVNCAREVAEVMAAVLGWNDADIEAEVANYTARVEAEILSQEQPDDASADALRVSAPEARAEILEPIPLT encoded by the coding sequence GTGAGCACGCTGGGACCGGACCAACGAGCACGAGCCTGGGAACGACTGGGCAGTGAGCAGTTCGACGTAGTGGTGATCGGCGCCGGGGTGGTGGGCGCCGGCTGTGCGCTCGATGCCGCCACCCGCGGCCTCAAGGTGGCGCTGGTGGAGGCGCGTGACTTCGCCGCTGGGACCTCGAGCCGAAGCTCGAAGATGTTCCACGGTGGACTGCGCTACCTCGAGCAGCTGGAGTTCGGGCTGGTGCGCGAGGCGCTGCACGAACGCGAGCTGTCGCTGACAACGCTGGCGCCGCACCTGGTCAAGCCGCTGCCGTTTCTGTACCCGCTGACCCGGCGGTGGTGGGAACGGCCATACGTGGCCAGCGGGATCTTCCTCTACGACCAGCTTGGTGGGGCGAAATCGGTTCCCGCGCAACGTCATCTGACCCGCGCCGGCGCACTGCGTTTGTGTCCGGGGCTGAAGCGCAGCGCGTTGATCGGCGGCATCCGCTACTACGACACCGTCGTCGACGACGCCCGCCACACCCTGACCGTCGCACGCACGGCGGGGCACTACGGCGCGGTCATCCGCATCTCCAGCCAGGTCGTCGCGCTGCTGCGCGAAGGCGACCGCGTGACCGGGGTGCGGGTCCGCGACTCCGAGAACGGCGAAGTCACCGAAGTTCAGGGACACGTCGTGGTCAACGCCACCGGGGTATGGACCGATGAGATCCAGGCGCTCTCGCGTCAGCGCGGTCGGTTCCACGTCCGGGCCTCCAAGGGCGTGCACATCGTGGTGCCGCGCGACCGGATCGTTTCGGAAGCGGCCATCATCCTGCGGACCGAGAAGTCGGTGCTGTTCGTCATCCCATGGGGCACCCACTGGATCATCGGCACCACCGACACCGACTGGAATCTGGATCTGGCCCACCCCGCGGCCACCAAAGCCGACATCGATTACATCCTGACCCACGTCAACACCGCGTTGGCCACGCCGCTGACTCATGCCGACATCGAAGGCGTCTACGCGGGGCTGCGGCCGCTGTTGGCGGGGGAGAACGACGACACCTCGAAGCTGTCGCGCGAGCACGCGGTCGCGGTTCCGGCGCCGGGCCTGGTGGCGATCGCCGGCGGCAAGTACACCACCTACCGGGTGATGGCAGCCGACGCGATCGACGCCGCCGCCGAGTACATCCCGACGCGGGTCGCTCCCTCGATCACCGAGAAGGTGCCGCTGTTGGGCGCCGACGGCTACTTCGCGCTGATCAACCAGGTCGAGCACGTCGGTGCCCACCAGGGCCTGCACCCCTACCGAGTGCGGCACCTGCTGGACCGTTACGGCTCGCTGATCCACGACGTCCTGGCGGTGGCCGACGGGCAGCCGGAGCTACTGGACCCGATCGCCGAGGCAGCCACCTACCTGAAGGTGGAAGTCGCCTACGCGGCCGCCGCGGAGGGCGCACTGCACCTGGAGGACGTACTGGCCCGGCGGACCCGGATCTCCATCGAGTACGCCCACCGCGGAGTCAACTGCGCGCGCGAGGTCGCCGAAGTGATGGCGGCGGTGCTCGGCTGGAACGACGCCGACATCGAGGCGGAGGTGGCCAACTACACCGCACGGGTGGAGGCCGAGATCCTCTCGCAGGAGCAGCCCGACGACGCCTCGGCGGATGCGCTGCGAGTCAGTGCGCCCGAGGCGCGGGCCGAAATTCTGGAGCCGATTCCGCTTACCTGA
- a CDS encoding NAD(P)H-quinone dehydrogenase, translating to MTSPSTRIVIVGGGPAGYEAALVAAAKGPEAVSVTVVDADGLGGACVLWDCVPSKTFIASSGVRTELRRAPHLGFDIHFTDAEIELDKIHERVKSLAAAQSADIRTQLVNSGVEVIAGRGELIDPEPGLAHHRVRVTEHDGGSARLAGGEGKPGPPHEHGAQRVLDADVVLIATGASPRTLPGAEPDGERVLTWRQLYDLHTLPEHLVVVGSGVTGAEFANAYTELGVKVTVVASRDRVLPHEDPDAARVLESVFAERGVTLVKNARAASVSRAGNGVLVTMTDGRTVAGSHALMTVGSVPNTAGLGLERVGIELGPGNYLQVDRVSRTSVPGIYAAGDCTGLLPLASVAAMQGRIAMYHALGDAVAPIRLRTVAAAVFTRPEIAAVGVPQSQIDDGTVPARTVMLPLQTNARAKMSRMRYGFLKLFCRPATGTVIGGVVVAPIASELILPIALAVQNRITVSDLAQTLAVYPSLSGSLTEAARRLMTHDDLD from the coding sequence GTGACTTCTCCCTCCACGCGCATCGTGATCGTCGGCGGTGGCCCGGCCGGCTACGAGGCGGCGCTGGTTGCAGCGGCCAAGGGGCCCGAAGCGGTATCGGTGACGGTGGTCGACGCCGACGGCCTCGGCGGCGCCTGCGTGTTGTGGGACTGCGTGCCGTCCAAGACCTTCATCGCCTCGTCCGGGGTCCGCACCGAGCTGCGACGCGCCCCGCACCTGGGTTTCGACATCCACTTCACCGATGCCGAGATCGAGCTGGACAAGATCCACGAGCGGGTGAAATCCCTGGCTGCGGCGCAGTCCGCCGACATCCGTACCCAGCTGGTCAACTCCGGCGTCGAGGTCATCGCCGGCCGCGGGGAGCTGATCGACCCCGAACCCGGCCTGGCGCACCACCGGGTCCGGGTCACCGAACACGACGGCGGTTCGGCGAGGCTCGCCGGAGGCGAGGGGAAGCCGGGACCGCCGCATGAGCACGGTGCGCAACGTGTGCTCGACGCCGACGTGGTGCTGATCGCCACCGGCGCCAGTCCTCGCACCCTGCCGGGTGCCGAGCCGGACGGCGAGCGAGTCCTGACCTGGCGGCAGCTCTATGACCTGCACACCCTGCCCGAACACCTGGTGGTGGTGGGGTCCGGGGTCACCGGAGCGGAGTTCGCCAACGCCTACACCGAGCTCGGGGTCAAGGTGACGGTGGTGGCCAGCCGCGACCGGGTGCTCCCGCACGAGGATCCCGACGCGGCCCGGGTGCTGGAGAGTGTGTTCGCCGAACGCGGCGTCACCCTGGTCAAGAACGCCCGCGCCGCCTCGGTGAGCCGCGCGGGCAACGGGGTGCTGGTCACCATGACCGACGGCCGCACCGTGGCGGGCAGCCACGCGTTGATGACGGTCGGGTCGGTGCCCAACACCGCCGGGCTGGGTCTGGAGCGGGTCGGAATCGAGCTCGGACCCGGCAATTACCTGCAGGTGGACCGGGTGTCGCGGACGTCGGTACCCGGGATCTACGCGGCCGGGGACTGTACCGGGCTGCTGCCGTTGGCGTCGGTGGCGGCCATGCAGGGCCGGATCGCGATGTATCACGCGTTGGGCGACGCGGTGGCCCCGATCCGGCTGCGGACGGTGGCGGCCGCGGTGTTCACCCGACCCGAGATTGCCGCGGTCGGGGTACCGCAGTCGCAGATCGACGACGGCACGGTGCCCGCCCGCACCGTCATGCTGCCGCTGCAGACCAACGCCCGGGCCAAGATGAGCCGGATGCGATACGGCTTCCTCAAGCTGTTCTGCCGACCGGCCACCGGAACGGTGATCGGCGGGGTGGTGGTGGCGCCGATCGCCTCCGAGCTGATCCTGCCGATCGCGCTGGCGGTGCAGAACCGCATCACCGTGTCCGACCTGGCGCAGACCCTGGCGGTGTATCCGTCGCTGTCGGGTTCGCTCACCGAGGCGGCTCGCCGGCTGATGACGCACGACGACCTCGACTGA
- a CDS encoding gamma-glutamylcyclotransferase codes for MPLYAAYGSNMHPEQMLQRAPHSPMTGTGWLHGWRLTFAGEDIGWEGALATVVEDPESSVFVVLYDVTPEDEKNMDSWEGSEFGIHKKIRCRVDRVDGMTADPVEGAPAPVLAWLYVVDAWERGLPSARYLGVVAEAAQIAGAPEEYVRNLQTRPARNIGPGS; via the coding sequence GTGCCGCTCTACGCCGCCTACGGGTCGAACATGCATCCCGAACAGATGCTGCAGCGGGCTCCGCACTCCCCGATGACCGGCACCGGCTGGTTGCACGGCTGGCGGTTGACGTTCGCCGGCGAGGACATCGGCTGGGAAGGTGCCCTGGCGACCGTGGTCGAAGACCCGGAGTCGAGTGTGTTCGTCGTCCTCTACGACGTGACTCCCGAGGACGAGAAGAACATGGACAGCTGGGAGGGTTCGGAGTTCGGCATCCACAAGAAGATCCGCTGCCGGGTGGACCGGGTGGACGGGATGACCGCGGACCCGGTCGAGGGTGCGCCCGCGCCGGTGCTGGCGTGGCTGTACGTGGTGGACGCCTGGGAGCGCGGGCTGCCGTCCGCGCGCTATCTGGGTGTGGTGGCCGAAGCCGCCCAGATCGCCGGTGCGCCAGAAGAATACGTGCGCAACCTGCAGACCCGCCCGGCCCGCAACATCGGCCCCGGCAGCTAG
- a CDS encoding M20 family metallopeptidase: MSPTPVSHAVEAWLAAHAEELVAWRRHLHRHPELSRQEFATTQFIAERLASAGLNPKVLPSGTGLTCDFGPEDGPRVALRADIDALPMTEQTGAPYASLVPGVTHACGHDAHTAILLGAALALASAPELPVGVRLVFQAAEELMPGGAIDAIAAGVLSGVSRIFALHCDPRLEVGRVATIPGPITSAADTIEITLSGPGGHTSRPHLTADLVYGLGTLITGLPGVLSRRIDPRNSTVLVWGAVNSGAAANAIPQSGRLAGTVRTASRDTWVAMESIVEEAVASLLEPLNIEHTLNYHRGVPPVVNEAVSTRMLTHAIESIGPEVLAETQQSGGGEDFSWYLEQVPGAMGRLGVWPGSGPQLDLHQPTFDLDERALAVGVRVMAGVVDQTDLGY, from the coding sequence ATGTCTCCAACTCCCGTGTCGCACGCCGTCGAGGCGTGGCTGGCGGCCCATGCCGAGGAATTGGTGGCGTGGCGACGGCACCTGCACCGCCACCCGGAGCTCAGCCGGCAGGAGTTCGCGACCACCCAGTTCATCGCCGAGCGTCTCGCCAGCGCTGGACTCAACCCCAAGGTATTACCCAGCGGAACCGGCTTGACCTGCGACTTCGGCCCGGAAGATGGGCCTCGCGTCGCGTTGCGGGCCGATATCGACGCCTTGCCGATGACCGAACAGACCGGGGCGCCGTACGCCTCGCTGGTGCCGGGGGTGACGCACGCCTGCGGTCACGACGCGCACACCGCGATCCTGTTGGGTGCGGCGCTGGCGCTGGCTTCGGCGCCGGAACTGCCGGTCGGGGTGCGGCTGGTGTTCCAGGCCGCTGAAGAACTGATGCCGGGCGGGGCGATCGACGCGATCGCCGCCGGCGTGTTGAGCGGGGTCAGCCGGATCTTCGCGCTGCACTGCGATCCGCGGCTGGAGGTCGGCCGGGTGGCCACCATTCCGGGGCCCATCACGTCGGCGGCCGACACCATCGAGATCACCCTCAGCGGTCCCGGCGGACACACCTCGCGGCCGCACCTGACCGCCGACCTGGTCTATGGGCTGGGCACGCTCATCACCGGGCTGCCCGGGGTGCTGTCTCGGCGCATCGATCCGCGAAACAGCACGGTGTTGGTCTGGGGTGCAGTGAATTCCGGTGCCGCCGCCAACGCCATACCGCAGTCGGGGCGTCTGGCCGGTACGGTGCGCACGGCCAGCCGGGATACCTGGGTTGCGATGGAGAGCATCGTCGAGGAGGCGGTGGCGTCTCTGCTGGAGCCGCTGAACATCGAACACACGCTCAACTACCACCGCGGAGTGCCGCCGGTGGTCAACGAAGCGGTGTCGACGCGGATGCTGACCCACGCGATCGAGTCCATCGGGCCCGAGGTGCTGGCCGAGACCCAACAGTCCGGTGGCGGGGAGGACTTCTCCTGGTATCTGGAGCAGGTTCCCGGTGCCATGGGCCGACTCGGGGTGTGGCCGGGCAGCGGGCCGCAACTGGATCTGCACCAGCCGACGTTCGATCTCGACGAGCGCGCGCTGGCAGTCGGGGTGCGGGTGATGGCCGGCGTCGTCGACCAGACCGATCTGGGCTACTAG
- a CDS encoding purine-nucleoside phosphorylase, whose product MPVTVPLATQAAAVVARRTGVRTHDVAVVLGSGWAPAVAALGTATATLPMADLPGFSTPTAAGHTGELVSMQIGTHRVLVLVGRIHAYEGHQLVDVVRPIRTAVAAGANTVVLTNAAGGLRTSYHVGQPVLISDHLNMTGRSPLEGAHFVDMVDAYTPSLRALAHQVDPTLAEGVYAGMAGPQYETPAEIRMLRTLGADLVGMSTVHEAIAARAAGAQVLGLSLVTNLAAGITGEPLSHAEVLAAGRESAARMGTLLADVIARLPAPSDQ is encoded by the coding sequence GTGCCTGTGACGGTACCGCTGGCAACTCAGGCGGCTGCGGTTGTAGCCCGGCGCACCGGCGTGCGGACGCATGACGTGGCGGTCGTGCTCGGTTCCGGGTGGGCGCCCGCGGTGGCAGCCCTCGGCACCGCGACTGCGACCCTGCCGATGGCCGACCTGCCCGGGTTCAGCACGCCGACCGCGGCGGGCCACACCGGCGAGCTGGTATCCATGCAGATCGGCACGCACCGGGTGCTGGTGCTGGTCGGCCGGATCCACGCCTACGAGGGCCATCAGCTCGTCGACGTCGTCCGCCCAATCCGCACGGCCGTCGCGGCAGGGGCCAACACCGTGGTGCTGACCAACGCGGCCGGCGGCTTACGGACCAGCTACCACGTCGGCCAACCGGTGCTGATCAGCGACCATCTGAACATGACCGGGCGCTCCCCCCTGGAGGGCGCGCACTTCGTCGACATGGTCGATGCCTACACCCCGTCGCTGCGCGCGCTGGCCCACCAAGTCGACCCCACCCTCGCCGAGGGGGTCTATGCCGGGATGGCCGGCCCGCAGTACGAGACCCCGGCCGAAATCCGGATGCTGCGCACCCTCGGCGCTGACCTGGTGGGCATGTCGACCGTGCACGAGGCGATCGCTGCCCGGGCGGCCGGTGCCCAAGTCCTGGGCCTGTCGCTGGTGACCAACCTGGCGGCCGGGATCACCGGTGAGCCGCTCAGTCATGCCGAGGTGCTGGCCGCGGGTCGGGAATCGGCTGCCCGGATGGGCACGCTGCTGGCCGACGTGATCGCCCGGCTGCCGGCGCCCTCAGATCAGTAG
- a CDS encoding glycosyltransferase family 39 protein: MPVGIVVAVAAVVHGVFAMNYGWHPDEFYYVICGQHPAWGYFDHPPLVPLLARMAALGGLLGLRLLAIAIHLGTIVLAALLAAEFGGRRVAQIITAAAVAASPLFMGAAMFFGTTVVDQLIWIAVLLLVTRALRIETVLAWLPAGVVAGIGLEAKQTVALLLIGIGVGLAMYRRDVLRTAGPWLAAAVAVALAAPNLIWQAAHGWPSLTFAHAMSVRMGGPAGSLIQLPLLLLLYAGPLLVLLWAIGAYWLASPEGREHRWVLVVPVAALVLCVSTGGRCYYAGPALAALFAAGAVYIEAENPDRPPRGWAIALVALFAGAVVFCLPVLPPANATKLRKVNPIPMETYGWPRFVDEVAAAAASLPDDVPIFTSNYGEASALRVLGPTAGINRPVVSGDSTYAQWGPPDGSADTVLCVGRFPVGKLTQYWRHVTYLTSTRFPTGVRNGESAAKIYLCEQPVGSWATMWPRMRHSSGVSY, translated from the coding sequence ATGCCGGTAGGCATCGTGGTCGCCGTGGCCGCGGTCGTCCACGGGGTTTTCGCGATGAACTACGGCTGGCACCCCGACGAGTTCTACTACGTGATCTGTGGCCAGCACCCGGCCTGGGGATACTTCGACCACCCGCCGCTGGTACCCCTGCTAGCCCGGATGGCGGCCTTGGGGGGCTTGCTGGGGCTTCGGTTGTTGGCGATCGCGATACATCTGGGCACCATCGTGCTGGCGGCCCTGTTGGCCGCCGAATTCGGTGGGCGGCGCGTCGCCCAGATCATCACGGCGGCGGCCGTCGCGGCCAGCCCGCTGTTCATGGGTGCCGCAATGTTCTTCGGGACCACCGTGGTCGACCAGCTGATCTGGATAGCGGTGCTGCTGCTGGTGACGCGGGCGTTGCGGATCGAAACGGTGCTGGCCTGGTTGCCGGCCGGCGTGGTGGCCGGCATCGGACTAGAAGCCAAGCAGACCGTCGCATTGCTGCTCATCGGTATCGGGGTCGGTCTGGCGATGTACCGGCGCGACGTGTTGCGCACGGCCGGACCGTGGCTGGCCGCCGCCGTGGCGGTGGCGCTGGCGGCCCCCAACCTGATCTGGCAGGCCGCGCACGGCTGGCCCAGTCTGACGTTCGCCCACGCCATGTCGGTGCGGATGGGCGGCCCGGCGGGATCGCTGATCCAGCTACCGCTGCTGCTGTTGTTGTATGCGGGTCCGCTGCTGGTGCTGCTCTGGGCGATCGGGGCCTACTGGCTGGCGTCGCCCGAGGGTCGGGAGCACCGCTGGGTCTTGGTGGTGCCGGTGGCCGCACTGGTGTTGTGTGTCAGCACCGGCGGCCGCTGCTATTACGCCGGGCCGGCGCTGGCAGCGCTGTTTGCTGCCGGGGCCGTGTATATCGAAGCCGAGAATCCCGACCGGCCGCCGCGCGGCTGGGCGATTGCCCTGGTCGCGCTGTTCGCCGGCGCGGTCGTGTTCTGCCTGCCGGTGCTACCACCGGCGAACGCCACAAAATTGCGGAAGGTCAATCCCATTCCGATGGAGACCTACGGGTGGCCGCGGTTCGTCGACGAGGTCGCGGCCGCCGCGGCCTCGCTGCCCGACGACGTGCCGATCTTCACCAGCAATTACGGCGAAGCCTCGGCGCTGCGGGTACTCGGTCCGACGGCCGGCATCAACCGGCCGGTAGTCAGCGGCGACAGCACCTACGCACAGTGGGGTCCGCCGGACGGCAGCGCCGACACGGTGCTGTGCGTCGGGCGATTCCCGGTCGGGAAGTTGACGCAGTATTGGCGGCACGTCACCTACCTGACGTCGACCCGGTTCCCCACCGGGGTGCGCAACGGGGAGAGCGCCGCGAAGATCTACCTGTGCGAGCAGCCGGTAGGCAGCTGGGCAACGATGTGGCCGCGGATGCGGCACAGCTCGGGAGTGAGCTACTGA